The following is a genomic window from Butyricimonas faecihominis.
TATACTCTCTATGACCACTGATGTGGCTGGGATCACAGAAAAGCGGTAGATTCTTGATGCGTCGCTTTAATTCAATCGGTATTTGCCATTGAGGCATATTACGATAGCGAGTGCTATTATAGGACGAGAATCCGCGATGAATAGCTCCTAATTTTGTAATACCGCATAAATAGAGACGTTCAAAAGCACCGATCCATAGTTCTATGTCCGGGTTTACCGGATTCTTGACGAGAACCGGAATATCAACTCCTTTTAAAGATTCCGCAATTTCCTGAACAGCAAACGGGTTTGCCGTAGAACGGGCGCCAATCCATACCATATTCATCCCGTATTTCAGTGCAGCCTCCACGTGATGGGCATTGGCGACTTCCGTGGAAATTTTCATTCCCAATTCCTTTTGGATATTTTGTAACCAAGGCAATCCTTTTACTCCGACTCCTTCAAAACAATTCGGACGGGTCCTAGGTTTCCATATTCCGGCTCGTAAAACTTCTATTCCATTGTTTTTCAGTTGAGTTGCCGTGTTAAAAAGTTGCTCTTCACTCTCAGCACTGCAAGGACCCGCTATCATTAACGGACGTTCTTGGCGGGTGAACAGATTCCATTCGGAATAGGATTGTATTTCTAATGGCTTGGTCATTTTAACTACAAAATTAGAATTCAAAGATATTCTTTTCTTTTCTAAAAATGGAGCTATCCCTTTACTTTTTGGATAGCTCCCGGCGGATGATGTATTTCAACAAAACGTTCCGTGTTTGAAATTGAATTTGGATACTTTTTTAGTGGAAGTCTTTTTACGTGCTTGTTTTGAAACTGATACATGACTTTGCGTGTTCTTGTTTCCTTTCTGAAGATTTGATTTCTGTGTTTTCATGATTTTTAGATTTTAAGTAAGACTAAAAAACCCGGCTGGGATCAGCCGGGTTGAATGAATATAATACGTGTTACTTACATTTTTACAGGTAATACAAGGTCATCCCAGCTGTTGTTGAGGTAATAATAATAGTAGTAATAATAACGACCTGTATGTGAAAAAATAGTATTCATGTCTATGGTTTTAAATAAAAAAAGACCCCGAAATTCGGGGCCTGTATATTTTATATGATCACAATATTCCCCTTTACTTTTCCGGAAAGTAATAATAGAAATAGTAATATGAGGTGTACATCGTGTTCATTTTCTTTTCATTGTTCGGGACAAATATAGGTATTCTGAAATATAAAACAAATAAGTAAGCGGAAAAGTTAGGAGAAAAAGTCTAACTTTGTGTGGATTAATTTGAAAAGGAAAGATGATGACTAACGAGGAGAAAAAATTGTACTTGCTGGATGCTTATGCGTTGATTTACCGTTCATATTACGCGTTTATCAATAATCCCCGGATCACGACGACGGGAATAAATACATCGGCCACTTTCGGTTTTTTTAATTTTTTACTGGAATTGCTTGAATTGGAAAAACCGACTCATCTGGCAGTAGTTTTTGACCCGGAAGGTCCTACTTTCCGTCATGAAATGTACCCGCCCTACAAGGCCCAGCGTCCCCCGATGCCGGAGGACCTGAGAAAGTCGGTTCCTTATATTAAAAGTATTATTGAAGGATTAGGCATTAAATCAATTGTTGTCAGCGGGTTTGAGGCGGACGACGTAATCGGAACGCTGGCTAAGCGGGGAGAGAAAGAAGGGTTTCAGGTATATATGATCACGCCGGATAAAGATTACGCCCAGTTGGTCAGCGAACGAGTGTTCATGTATAAACCGGGGCGTGCCGGAAATAAGTCTGAAGTGTGGGGTATTCCGGAAGTATTGGATCATTTCGGGATCGAGCGGGTGGAACAGGTGATCGATATTCTTGGTTTGATGGGTGACACGGCGGATAACGTGCCGGGATGTGATGGTGTCGGACCGAAAAGTGCTGCCACATTGATTTATAAATATGGAAGTATAGAAGGGGTATATCAACATATAGATGAGCTGAAAGGCAAACAAAAAGAGCGCTTGTTGTGTTGTCAGGATACTGTCTTTTTATCAAAGGAACTGGTGACTATCAACACGGAAGTACCCACAGAAGTGAATGCTGAAGATTTGGCATTGGGTGAGATTCAAGACGATGTGTTAAAGCCGATCTTCAACGAATTGGAGCTTTTCTCTCTGGCAAAGCGAGTGTTCATGATAGAACACGAGGAAAATTTGGTAGAGACCATTCACCCGGAAGAAGTTGATTACCGGGAAATCACTACTGTGGCGGAACGGGATGAATTACTTCAAAAGTTGAAGGAGGCCCCGGAATACGTGCTGAACGTGATCTTTGGAGATGGCACGATTTACAACTCTTATCCGGACTATCTCTGTTTTTCAACAGCCGTTAATACTGCCTGTTATCTGCGGTTACCTTCAGCAAAGGATAAGGCCGAGGACGTGATTCGTTTATTTAAACCTATTCTTGAAGATCAAAACAAAGTTTTGATCTCGAATGACGTGAAGGACGATATTATTTGGTTAAGAAGAGCCGGAGTAGAGATTCTAAATAAAATATTTGATGTCAAGATTGCACATTACGTTCTACAACCGGATAGTTCCCACGAACTGGAACGTGTTGCTTTGGAAATGCTGAATTATCGCTTGATAAAAGGAGATAATACAGAGAATCCTCAATTATCCTTATTTCCCGATGAAGGAGCTAAGAAAGACAAGGATTTCGCCGAACGTACGGATATATTATTCCGTTTGAAAGAAAAGTTGGAAGAGGCTTTACAGGAAGTCGGGCTTTATAAGTTGTACGAAGAAATTGAAATGCCCTTGGTATCTGTTTTGGCTGATATGGAATACGAGGGTGTGTCCATTGATAAGGTGGCACTGGATGAGCTATCCGAGGATTTGAAAATAAGAATCGCGGAGACAGAGAAAATTATATATGAAATGGCCGGTAAAGAATTCAATATTAGCTCTCCCAAGCAGTTGGGCGAGATATTATTCGACCAGATGAATATTGATCCCGGCAACAAGAAAACCAAAACAGGCCAATACAGTACTTCCGAACAGGTGTTGTCAAAATTAGAAGATGCTCACCCGATTGTAGGACATATACTTAATTACCGGGGATTAAAGAAATTGTTGACCACGTATGCGGAGGCTTTACCCACGTATATTGATCCGGCAACCGGAAAGATTCACACGCATTTTAACCAAGCGGAGGCGGCAACCGGA
Proteins encoded in this region:
- a CDS encoding bifunctional 3-deoxy-7-phosphoheptulonate synthase/chorismate mutase type II, producing the protein MTKPLEIQSYSEWNLFTRQERPLMIAGPCSAESEEQLFNTATQLKNNGIEVLRAGIWKPRTRPNCFEGVGVKGLPWLQNIQKELGMKISTEVANAHHVEAALKYGMNMVWIGARSTANPFAVQEIAESLKGVDIPVLVKNPVNPDIELWIGAFERLYLCGITKLGAIHRGFSSYNSTRYRNMPQWQIPIELKRRIKNLPLFCDPSHISGHREYIQEISQKAMDLGFDGLIIESHVNPDCALSDALQQITPDQLNQILAHLIIREEHPNNSNNTLIIEELREKIDTLDNTIMEVLTNRMKIIEEIGTYKKQNNITILQPDRWEKILTRVLEEARKNNLSEELVERVFKAIHQASIDRQTDIMNE
- the polA gene encoding DNA polymerase I; amino-acid sequence: MTNEEKKLYLLDAYALIYRSYYAFINNPRITTTGINTSATFGFFNFLLELLELEKPTHLAVVFDPEGPTFRHEMYPPYKAQRPPMPEDLRKSVPYIKSIIEGLGIKSIVVSGFEADDVIGTLAKRGEKEGFQVYMITPDKDYAQLVSERVFMYKPGRAGNKSEVWGIPEVLDHFGIERVEQVIDILGLMGDTADNVPGCDGVGPKSAATLIYKYGSIEGVYQHIDELKGKQKERLLCCQDTVFLSKELVTINTEVPTEVNAEDLALGEIQDDVLKPIFNELELFSLAKRVFMIEHEENLVETIHPEEVDYREITTVAERDELLQKLKEAPEYVLNVIFGDGTIYNSYPDYLCFSTAVNTACYLRLPSAKDKAEDVIRLFKPILEDQNKVLISNDVKDDIIWLRRAGVEILNKIFDVKIAHYVLQPDSSHELERVALEMLNYRLIKGDNTENPQLSLFPDEGAKKDKDFAERTDILFRLKEKLEEALQEVGLYKLYEEIEMPLVSVLADMEYEGVSIDKVALDELSEDLKIRIAETEKIIYEMAGKEFNISSPKQLGEILFDQMNIDPGNKKTKTGQYSTSEQVLSKLEDAHPIVGHILNYRGLKKLLTTYAEALPTYIDPATGKIHTHFNQAEAATGRLSSLNPNLQNIPIRTAEGRNIRKAFITGDPDYGFFSADYSQVELRLMAHLSGTPELINAFLKGEDVHAATASKIYHVPLDEVTPEMRRRAKTANFGIIYGISAWGLAERLKISRKEGKELIEGYFALYPGVKRYMEESVEKARKKGYVETIMGRRRYLRDINSRNAVVRGVAERNAVNAPIQGSAADIIKKAMICIHQKLKERGLRSKMILQVHDELNFKCHHEEIEELKNLVVDCMEHVVRLAVPLTVGTGYGKSWYEAH